A portion of the Bufo gargarizans isolate SCDJY-AF-19 chromosome 7, ASM1485885v1, whole genome shotgun sequence genome contains these proteins:
- the LOC122943310 gene encoding regulator of G-protein signaling 16-like, giving the protein MMYLNSFNPDAYICDKAKELRSSIGTLIHKVDVGHKLVPSSFCKKKDNHRNCMKEAMKWKESFTQLLNSKDGLSAFRTFLKTEFSEENLEFWIACEDYKKTPSANKLPGKAQCIFQEFLQTGAPREVNIDHQTREFTRQQVEVSCRGCFDAAQEQTRTLMEKDSYPRFLKSPQYQQLLTQSTFRKLKLSFT; this is encoded by the exons ATGATGTACCTGAATTCCTTTAATCCGGATGCCTATATATGCGACAAGGCGAAGGAGCTAAGATCGTCCATTGGCACCTTAATTCACAAAGTAGATGTGGGGCACAAGCTCGTGCCCTCCAGCTTCTGCAAGAAGAAAGACAATCACAG AAACTGCATGAAAGAAGCCATGAAATGGAAAGAATCCTTCACCCAGCTGCTTAATAGTAAAG ATGGGCTGTCAGCCTTTCGCACCTTCCTCAAGACAGAATTCAGCGAGGAGAACTTGGAGTTCTGGATAGCCTGTGAAGACTACAAAAAGACGCCTTCAGCGAACAAACTTCCTGGCAAGGCTCAGTGCATATTTCAGGAATTCCTCCAGACTGGAGCCCCTCGAGAG GTCAATATCGATCACCAGACCAGAGAATTCACTCGTCAGCAAGTAGAGGTCTCCTGCCGCGGCTGTTTTGACGCAGCGCAAGAACAAACTAGAACACTAATGGAGAAGGACTCCTACCCTCGCTTTCTAAAATCCCCCCAGTACCAGCAACTACTGACACAGTCAACTTTTAGGAAATTAAAATTATCCTTCACATGA